A DNA window from Oncorhynchus tshawytscha isolate Ot180627B linkage group LG13, Otsh_v2.0, whole genome shotgun sequence contains the following coding sequences:
- the LOC112265107 gene encoding biogenesis of lysosome-related organelles complex 1 subunit 3 produces the protein MASDKYQIVVQGEASETDSDDEVYITSLSPHSTAGGQKVPGEASETDSGGDVERVRKCVIPASSENPQILRKDLTPLLVIRDNPDIPSAVEELVVSRPEHNGLYYNTLLQLKLQESNARLCTDVPQTIKQVYGNATKEIRMATTHLNSSQNGIINASHSIRLILDDLKSVSEEIDIITSCYLLPDITIPSSPTTPILRQ, from the coding sequence ATGGCAAGTGACAAATACCAGATAGTGGTGCAAGGCGAGGCATCAGAGACCGACTCAGATGATGAGGTATacatcacctccctctctccacattcAACAGCCGGAGGGCAAAAGGTACCAGGGGAAGCATCTGAGACTGACAGCGGGGGGGATGTTGAGAGAGTACGTAAATGTGTCATTCCTGCAAGCTCTGAAAACCCACAAATATTACGCAAGGACTTAACTCCCCTGCTTGTGATCAGAGATAACCCTGACATTCCGTCCGCGGTAGAGGAGTTGGTTGTGTCTAGGCCTGAACACAATGGGCTCTACTACAACACTTTACTCCAGCTGAAATTACAGGAGAGCAATGCACGTCTGTGCACGGATGTGCCCCAGACCATCAAACAGGTGTATGGTAATGCCACAAAGGAGATACGCATGGCCACAACCCACCTAAACAGCTCCCAGAACGGCATCATCAACGCCTCCCACAGCATCCGACTCATTCTGGATGACCTCAAGTCCGTCTCAGAGGAAATAGACATTATCACCAGCTGTTATCTACTCCCAGATATtaccatcccctcctctcccactacCCCTATTCTCAGACAGTGA